The Microbulbifer sp. YPW1 genome contains a region encoding:
- a CDS encoding glycoside hydrolase family 9 protein — translation MRLSHLLISATVCFAAPAVFAAQASMNIPNDWGQGAQAEIIVLNDESAPLSDWTVEFDLDGEITQIWNGVVVSQSGNHYVVGPVSYNSTIGVDGQASVGFLVSPGGISPVPVSVNGDGGGNSSGGSSSSSSSSSSSSSSSSSSSSSSSSSSSGGSSSSSSSSGSSTSSSSGGSGSGYLSYPMSGFITVDQFGYLPDSEKVAVLRDPQQGYDSADSYTPAPEIRVVNNDTGEVVHSVQPQTWNGGATAENSGDRVWHIDFSAVRNEGDYILADESNQLRSPVFRIAADVYRPVLVHAVRSFYYQRAGFAKQAPYADARWTDGASHLGAGQDPQARRYNATGDASTERDLRGGWYDAGDYNKYTNWHADYLIALLNSYRENPAVWTDDFNIPESGNGVPDLLDEVNWGMDWLVRMQEDNGSVLSVMGLAHGSPPSSATGASTYGPATTAASYSSAAAFALGSQVLGQIAGLESYAADLGDRAEAAWQWAQANPSVTFHNSDNGVAAGEQEVDDYGRFAKSLIAAIHLYRATGKAEYRSFVESNYQAAHLMEWSWVSIWEVEVQHALLYFASLNGVSAQVASNIRNTYATGMSGADNWPAVDGNADAYRASIPQYTWGSNRSQAHQGNLFLDQLQYDAGAPAADVVRNAALRHVNYLHGVNPQGKVYLSNMGEYGAENSVDSFYHTWFADGSAQWDSVTESSYGPAPGFLVGGPNPSYDWDACCPSSCGSPENNARCGLAPPAPPYGQPAQKAFLDFNTSWPLNSWAVTENHNMYQVAYIRLLSKFVPNGN, via the coding sequence ATGCGCCTTTCGCATTTACTGATATCCGCTACCGTGTGCTTTGCGGCACCAGCGGTATTCGCCGCACAGGCGAGCATGAATATACCCAACGACTGGGGCCAGGGGGCACAGGCAGAAATCATAGTGCTCAATGACGAGTCCGCCCCACTTTCTGACTGGACCGTGGAATTTGACCTGGATGGCGAGATTACCCAGATCTGGAACGGGGTGGTGGTCTCCCAGAGCGGCAATCACTATGTGGTGGGGCCGGTATCCTATAACAGCACCATCGGTGTCGATGGCCAGGCCAGCGTAGGGTTCCTGGTAAGCCCCGGGGGCATTTCCCCGGTGCCTGTGAGTGTCAATGGAGACGGTGGTGGCAATTCTTCCGGTGGCTCGTCATCCTCGTCCTCTTCATCTTCGAGTTCTTCTTCAAGCTCCTCATCCAGTTCTTCGTCCAGTTCATCCAGCTCGTCAGGGGGCAGCTCATCTTCCTCTTCATCATCGGGCTCCTCCACCTCTTCTTCCTCCGGTGGGTCCGGCAGTGGCTACCTGAGTTACCCGATGAGTGGCTTTATCACCGTGGACCAGTTCGGCTACCTGCCTGACAGCGAAAAGGTCGCCGTGTTGCGCGATCCGCAACAGGGATATGACAGTGCTGATAGCTACACGCCGGCACCGGAAATACGCGTGGTCAACAATGACACCGGTGAAGTGGTCCATTCCGTACAGCCGCAAACCTGGAACGGTGGCGCCACCGCGGAAAATTCCGGTGATCGGGTATGGCATATCGACTTCTCTGCAGTGCGCAACGAAGGCGACTACATTCTCGCCGATGAAAGCAACCAGTTGCGTTCACCGGTGTTCCGTATCGCCGCAGATGTGTACCGCCCGGTGCTGGTGCACGCCGTGCGCAGTTTCTATTATCAGCGCGCAGGCTTTGCCAAACAGGCGCCTTATGCAGATGCGCGCTGGACGGATGGCGCCAGCCACCTCGGTGCCGGCCAGGATCCCCAGGCACGCCGCTACAACGCCACTGGTGACGCCTCTACCGAACGCGACCTGCGCGGTGGCTGGTACGACGCCGGCGACTACAACAAGTACACCAACTGGCACGCGGATTACCTGATAGCGCTCCTGAACAGCTACCGAGAAAATCCCGCGGTGTGGACGGACGATTTCAATATCCCCGAATCCGGTAACGGTGTTCCGGACCTGCTGGACGAGGTGAACTGGGGTATGGACTGGCTGGTGAGAATGCAGGAAGACAATGGCTCGGTACTGTCTGTGATGGGCCTTGCCCACGGGAGCCCGCCCTCTTCGGCTACCGGTGCCAGCACCTATGGTCCGGCAACCACCGCCGCCAGCTACAGCAGTGCCGCAGCGTTCGCGCTGGGTAGCCAGGTCCTCGGCCAGATTGCCGGCCTGGAATCCTACGCTGCCGATCTCGGCGATCGCGCAGAGGCGGCATGGCAGTGGGCGCAGGCGAACCCGTCGGTGACTTTCCACAACTCCGATAACGGCGTAGCCGCTGGTGAGCAGGAAGTGGACGACTACGGACGTTTTGCCAAAAGTCTGATTGCCGCAATCCACCTGTATCGCGCCACCGGCAAGGCGGAATACCGCAGCTTTGTCGAAAGCAATTACCAGGCCGCGCACCTCATGGAATGGAGCTGGGTATCGATCTGGGAAGTGGAGGTCCAGCACGCCCTGCTGTATTTCGCATCCCTGAACGGTGTCTCCGCGCAGGTGGCGAGCAATATCCGCAATACCTACGCTACGGGTATGAGCGGCGCCGACAATTGGCCCGCAGTGGACGGCAATGCGGATGCCTACCGCGCATCGATTCCGCAATACACCTGGGGCAGTAACCGCAGCCAGGCGCACCAGGGCAACCTGTTCCTGGATCAATTGCAGTACGACGCGGGCGCCCCGGCCGCGGACGTCGTTCGCAATGCCGCGCTGCGCCACGTCAATTACCTGCACGGCGTAAACCCCCAGGGCAAGGTGTACCTGTCCAATATGGGGGAATACGGTGCGGAAAACTCAGTGGACAGTTTCTACCACACCTGGTTTGCGGACGGCAGCGCGCAGTGGGATTCGGTGACCGAGTCGTCCTACGGCCCGGCGCCCGGATTCCTGGTGGGCGGCCCAAATCCCAGTTACGACTGGGACGCCTGCTGTCCCAGTAGCTGTGGCAGCCCGGAAAACAATGCCCGCTGTGGACTGGCACCACCCGCCCCGCCTTACGGTCAGCCCGCACAGAAGGCCTTCCTGGACTTCAATACCAGCTGGCCACTGAACTCCTGGGCGGTCACCGAGAACCACAACATGTATCAGGTGGCGTATATCCGCCTGCTGTCCAAGTTTGTACCGAACGGCAACTGA
- a CDS encoding acetate kinase — protein sequence MSSSSQVLVLNCGSSSLKFAVIDPHSGCLSLSGIGESLGQDEASVSWKCGGERQSATLPANARHTEVIRFLVDEVLSRHDSLREQLVAIGHRVVHGGEKFSHSVLVDEAVLKAIQECVALAPLHNPAHLQGIEAASAAFPDLPQVAVFDTAFHQSMPRHAYIYALPYELYRDHGIRRYGMHGTSHRFVTERAAELLNLPVNEVNIISAHLGNGASITAIRNGRSVDTSMGLTPLEGLVMGTRSGDVDPGLLMHLGSRMDYCLKEINDLLNKKSGLLGVSELSNDCRTLEQAATDGHDGAQLALDIFCYRLAKYIGAYHAVLPQVDALVFTGGIGENSSLIRERVMKQLRGLGYAADDEKNTRARFGEEGPINTEQSAVTLVIPTNEEWVIARDAAELVPPDTPNHDPSSRE from the coding sequence ATGTCGTCCTCCAGCCAAGTACTCGTCCTGAACTGCGGAAGCTCCTCGCTGAAATTTGCCGTCATCGACCCGCACAGTGGTTGTCTCTCCCTCAGTGGCATCGGCGAGTCCCTAGGCCAGGATGAAGCCTCGGTCAGCTGGAAATGCGGTGGTGAGCGTCAATCTGCCACCCTGCCTGCCAACGCCCGTCACACCGAGGTGATCCGGTTTCTGGTGGATGAAGTACTCAGCCGGCACGATAGTTTGCGCGAACAGCTGGTGGCCATCGGACATCGGGTAGTACATGGCGGCGAGAAATTTTCCCACTCGGTTCTGGTGGATGAAGCGGTGCTGAAGGCCATTCAGGAATGCGTGGCGCTGGCGCCACTGCATAACCCCGCCCATCTGCAGGGGATCGAAGCGGCCTCTGCCGCCTTCCCGGATTTGCCGCAGGTAGCGGTTTTCGACACGGCATTTCACCAGTCGATGCCACGACACGCGTACATTTACGCCCTGCCCTACGAGCTGTACCGCGATCACGGTATCCGCCGCTACGGCATGCACGGCACCAGCCACCGATTTGTCACCGAGCGTGCGGCGGAGTTACTCAACCTGCCGGTCAACGAGGTGAACATCATCTCCGCGCACCTGGGCAACGGCGCGTCCATTACTGCAATCCGAAACGGTCGCAGCGTCGACACCAGTATGGGCCTGACACCACTGGAAGGCCTCGTTATGGGCACGCGCAGTGGCGATGTGGACCCAGGCCTGTTGATGCACCTGGGCAGTCGTATGGATTACTGCCTGAAAGAAATCAATGACCTGCTCAACAAGAAGAGCGGCCTGCTCGGCGTCTCCGAGCTCAGCAACGACTGCCGTACGCTGGAACAGGCAGCAACCGATGGCCACGACGGCGCACAGCTGGCGCTGGATATTTTCTGCTACCGCCTGGCCAAATATATCGGTGCCTATCACGCGGTTTTACCGCAAGTGGATGCGCTGGTGTTTACTGGCGGTATCGGCGAAAACTCCAGCCTGATACGCGAGAGAGTGATGAAGCAACTCCGCGGTCTCGGCTACGCTGCGGACGACGAGAAAAATACCCGTGCACGATTCGGCGAAGAAGGCCCAATCAATACCGAGCAATCCGCGGTAACCCTGGTAATCCCCACCAACGAAGAGTGGGTCATTGCCCGCGACGCGGCGGAACTGGTACCGCCGGACACCCCGAATCACGACCCCAGCTCGAGGGAATGA
- the pta gene encoding phosphate acetyltransferase, whose amino-acid sequence MSRTIMLVPISDGVGITSVSLGTLRALERNGVSVSFYKPIAETVHHEKNRDRSNEILRRASNLKVPESFTMHHAELMIGRDDLSGLLEDILARFREGANKADVAIVEGLVPNTENQFASQLNLQIAKTLDAEIVLVVCPNLDSTQQLKDRLEVAMATFGGAQSGRVVGCIVNKVGAPSYVPEAPGADITGVFEGSGMRRGNLEILSLFGKSPLPIIGCIPWNPNLVAPRAKDLADHFQAEVINYGELDTRRLHSVTFCSRSLGNMIYRFEPGSMLVTSGDRPDVIVAACLAAMNGVKIGCLLLTGGFYIEPMVRKLCAPAMETGLPVILVNTNTWQTALQLQTFNMETPTDDVDRIEKVQDFIAGHLDNHWVESLSSESDRPKRLSPPAFRFHLTELARRANKRIVLPEGDEPRTVKAALACAERGIARPVLLGDPKEIHRVAEQQGLALSDKVEIVDPKSARKKYVEPMVQLRKNKGLTEIVAKEQLQDNVVLGTMMLAEDEVDGLVSGAVHTTANTIRPALQLIKTAPSASLVSSVFFMLLPDQVLVYGDCAINPDPNAAELADIAIQSADSAAAFGIEPRVAMISYSTGSSGTGLDVDKVREATLIAQEKRPDLVIDGPLQYDAAIMENVAKKKAPDSPVAGRATVFIFPDLNTGNTTYKAVQRSADLISIGPMLQGMRKPVNDLSRGALVDDIIYTIALTAIQASQLK is encoded by the coding sequence ATGTCTCGCACAATCATGCTGGTACCCATCAGTGATGGAGTCGGCATTACATCGGTTAGCCTGGGCACCCTGCGCGCGCTGGAACGCAATGGTGTGAGCGTCAGCTTTTACAAACCCATTGCAGAAACCGTGCATCACGAAAAAAATCGCGATCGTAGCAACGAGATACTGCGGCGCGCCTCCAATCTCAAGGTGCCAGAATCCTTCACCATGCACCATGCGGAGCTGATGATCGGGCGGGACGATCTGTCCGGGCTGCTGGAAGATATTTTGGCCCGCTTCCGTGAGGGCGCGAACAAGGCGGACGTCGCCATCGTCGAGGGCCTGGTACCCAATACGGAAAACCAGTTTGCGAGCCAGCTCAACCTGCAGATCGCCAAAACCCTGGATGCGGAAATTGTACTGGTGGTGTGCCCGAACCTGGACTCAACCCAGCAGTTAAAAGACCGCCTGGAAGTCGCCATGGCGACCTTCGGCGGCGCCCAATCTGGCCGTGTGGTGGGTTGCATCGTCAACAAGGTGGGGGCGCCATCCTATGTGCCGGAGGCCCCCGGGGCGGATATCACCGGGGTATTCGAAGGGTCCGGCATGCGTCGCGGTAACCTGGAAATCCTCTCTCTATTCGGCAAGAGTCCGCTGCCGATCATCGGCTGTATTCCCTGGAACCCGAACCTGGTTGCACCGCGAGCGAAAGACCTGGCCGATCATTTTCAGGCGGAAGTGATCAACTACGGCGAACTCGATACCCGGCGTCTGCACAGCGTGACGTTTTGCTCACGCTCCCTGGGCAATATGATTTACCGGTTTGAACCCGGATCCATGCTGGTGACCTCGGGTGACCGCCCGGATGTGATCGTCGCTGCGTGCCTGGCAGCAATGAATGGCGTAAAAATCGGCTGCCTGCTACTTACCGGCGGTTTCTACATCGAACCCATGGTGCGGAAGTTATGCGCACCGGCAATGGAAACCGGGTTGCCCGTCATCCTGGTAAACACCAATACCTGGCAGACCGCGTTGCAACTGCAGACGTTCAATATGGAAACCCCCACCGACGATGTGGACCGGATTGAGAAGGTGCAGGATTTTATCGCCGGCCACCTGGACAACCACTGGGTGGAATCCCTCAGCAGCGAATCCGATCGGCCTAAACGCCTATCGCCGCCGGCATTCCGCTTCCATCTCACCGAACTCGCCCGCCGTGCCAACAAGCGAATCGTATTGCCTGAGGGGGATGAACCACGCACGGTCAAAGCGGCACTGGCGTGCGCAGAGCGCGGTATTGCGCGGCCGGTACTACTGGGAGATCCCAAGGAAATTCACCGTGTGGCCGAACAACAAGGCCTCGCGTTGAGCGACAAGGTGGAGATTGTCGATCCCAAAAGTGCGCGCAAGAAGTACGTCGAGCCCATGGTGCAACTGCGTAAAAACAAGGGGCTCACAGAAATCGTCGCCAAAGAGCAACTGCAGGATAATGTGGTGCTCGGCACGATGATGCTGGCGGAAGACGAAGTGGACGGACTGGTATCCGGTGCCGTCCACACCACCGCCAACACCATCCGCCCCGCACTCCAGCTCATCAAGACGGCACCCAGCGCGAGCCTGGTATCGTCCGTGTTTTTCATGTTGCTGCCAGACCAGGTTCTGGTCTACGGCGACTGCGCCATCAACCCGGACCCCAATGCAGCGGAACTGGCAGATATCGCCATCCAGTCCGCGGACTCCGCTGCGGCCTTTGGCATAGAACCCCGGGTAGCCATGATCAGCTACTCGACAGGCAGCTCAGGCACGGGCCTGGATGTGGACAAGGTGCGCGAAGCCACACTGATTGCTCAGGAAAAGCGGCCGGACCTGGTGATTGATGGGCCCCTGCAATACGACGCGGCGATCATGGAAAATGTGGCCAAGAAAAAAGCGCCGGACAGCCCGGTCGCGGGGCGTGCGACGGTATTTATTTTTCCGGACCTGAATACCGGCAATACCACCTACAAGGCGGTACAGCGCAGTGCGGATTTAATCAGCATCGGGCCGATGCTGCAGGGGATGCGCAAACCGGTCAATGACCTCTCCCGGGGCGCACTGGTAGATGACATCATCTATACCATTGCCTTGACGGCTATTCAGGCGAGCCAGTTGAAGTAA
- a CDS encoding acetyl-CoA hydrolase/transferase C-terminal domain-containing protein → MTKPGTFDTAEACVDAVLEKVGKRIVLGLPLGIGKANQFANAMYARAEQNPEISLTIFTALTLERPSGGSELQRRFVQPLLDRLYSDYQDLAYNQARRKGLLPPNVEVCEFFMQPGSFLGVASAQQSYVSANYTHVPRDLLDRGVNVVAQMVAPTTDDSMDLSLSSNPDLTLPLLALAEERKYRHITMVGEVNPRLPFVGGDARVDRGMFDFLLEGESFEHEIFPAPNPPVRLTDYALAFHIAGLIEDGGTLQIGIGALGDAICHVLRLRQSENPDYRDILQSLNEDKARELYRERLQLGVFDRGLYGASEMVPEGFLHLRQAGVLKRQVYADTTIQELLNEGRIGDTVDEDLLIALHDAGRIQCPLTEADTEFLQSAGIVDPSYSWRGHRFLDQHGELEDCDLHSSTGRKKLLGSCAGKKLAGGTWLHGGFYLGSNAMYAALREMPESQMAGINMTAIDYINELQKGRALKIAQRQHARFVNSAMMVTLNGAVISDGLDDARVISGVGGQYNFVAQAHELPGGRSVIALASTRHQGGRIRSNILWEYPHCTIPRHLRDMVVTEYGAADLRGKSDRDVITAMLCITDSRFQQELLGKAKDAGKVEASYEIPEVFANNTPERIQAVFSQGHRLNLLPYYPLGTDLTYEEAQLAIALKAVKEEGRKIWELWPILRKGLVAVKSDAPEYREVHACLKRMAFGYTDSFEHRLEAYVVAGSLVRFLDKTRPLGNVADADGNRPDIPL, encoded by the coding sequence ATGACAAAACCGGGTACATTCGATACCGCAGAAGCGTGCGTGGATGCCGTGCTGGAAAAGGTCGGCAAGCGGATTGTGCTCGGGTTGCCGTTGGGCATCGGTAAAGCGAACCAGTTCGCCAATGCCATGTATGCCCGTGCCGAACAGAACCCGGAAATTTCCCTCACCATTTTCACTGCGCTGACTCTGGAGCGTCCCTCCGGGGGTAGTGAGTTGCAGCGCCGGTTTGTTCAGCCCCTGCTGGATCGTCTCTACTCGGATTACCAGGATCTGGCGTACAACCAGGCACGGCGCAAGGGTTTGTTGCCGCCGAATGTGGAAGTGTGTGAGTTTTTTATGCAGCCGGGTAGTTTTCTCGGTGTGGCTTCCGCCCAGCAGAGCTATGTCAGTGCCAATTACACCCACGTGCCGCGGGACCTGCTGGATCGCGGGGTCAATGTGGTGGCACAGATGGTCGCGCCCACCACGGATGACAGCATGGATCTCAGCCTGAGCAGTAACCCGGACCTCACGCTGCCTTTGCTCGCCCTGGCCGAAGAGCGCAAATACCGGCACATCACGATGGTGGGTGAAGTGAACCCCAGACTGCCGTTTGTCGGTGGCGACGCTCGTGTGGATCGGGGAATGTTCGACTTCCTGCTCGAAGGTGAATCCTTCGAACACGAGATTTTTCCGGCCCCCAATCCTCCGGTAAGACTGACCGACTATGCGCTGGCATTTCATATTGCCGGCCTGATTGAGGACGGGGGCACGCTGCAGATTGGTATCGGTGCACTGGGTGACGCCATCTGCCACGTGCTGCGGCTGCGCCAGAGTGAAAATCCAGATTACCGGGATATCTTGCAGTCCCTGAATGAGGACAAGGCGCGTGAGCTGTACCGTGAACGGCTACAGCTCGGTGTATTCGACCGGGGGCTGTACGGGGCCAGCGAGATGGTTCCGGAGGGTTTTCTGCATCTGAGGCAGGCGGGTGTGCTAAAGCGGCAAGTCTATGCGGACACGACGATTCAGGAGCTGCTCAACGAAGGACGCATTGGCGATACCGTCGATGAGGATCTTTTGATCGCGCTGCACGACGCCGGCCGAATCCAGTGTCCGCTCACTGAGGCGGATACCGAGTTTCTGCAGAGTGCCGGTATCGTGGATCCCAGTTACAGCTGGCGTGGCCATCGCTTCCTGGACCAGCACGGCGAGTTGGAGGATTGCGACCTGCACAGCAGTACCGGCCGCAAGAAGCTGCTCGGTAGTTGCGCCGGGAAAAAGCTGGCGGGAGGTACCTGGCTGCACGGAGGGTTCTACCTGGGATCGAACGCCATGTACGCCGCTTTGCGTGAAATGCCCGAGTCCCAGATGGCCGGTATCAACATGACCGCCATCGATTACATCAACGAGCTGCAGAAGGGACGTGCGCTGAAAATCGCCCAGCGCCAGCACGCGCGGTTCGTCAATTCGGCAATGATGGTGACCCTAAACGGCGCCGTGATTTCCGATGGGCTGGATGACGCCCGGGTGATCAGTGGCGTGGGTGGCCAGTACAATTTTGTAGCGCAGGCCCACGAGTTACCCGGTGGCCGTTCGGTGATCGCCCTCGCCAGCACCCGCCACCAGGGAGGGCGCATTCGCAGCAATATTCTGTGGGAGTACCCCCATTGCACCATTCCCCGTCATCTGCGGGATATGGTGGTAACGGAGTACGGGGCGGCAGACTTGCGCGGAAAATCTGACCGCGACGTGATCACCGCAATGCTGTGTATCACCGACTCCCGTTTCCAGCAGGAATTACTGGGTAAAGCCAAGGACGCAGGCAAGGTTGAAGCGTCGTACGAAATTCCCGAGGTGTTTGCCAACAATACACCCGAGCGGATTCAGGCGGTATTTTCCCAGGGGCATCGCTTGAACCTGCTGCCTTACTATCCGCTGGGCACAGACCTGACCTATGAAGAGGCCCAGTTGGCAATTGCACTTAAAGCGGTGAAGGAGGAGGGGCGCAAGATCTGGGAGCTGTGGCCAATTCTGCGCAAGGGGTTAGTGGCCGTCAAAAGTGATGCGCCGGAGTATCGCGAAGTGCATGCCTGCCTGAAGCGTATGGCGTTCGGATATACCGATAGCTTCGAGCATCGGCTGGAGGCGTATGTGGTCGCTGGCTCTCTGGTCCGATTCCTGGACAAGACGCGGCCGCTCGGCAATGTGGCCGACGCTGATGGAAACCGCCCGGATATCCCCCTGTGA
- a CDS encoding acyl-CoA dehydrogenase has protein sequence MSSLRQKWITAPLLNWIKKVLPPISDTEREAMEAGEVWWDAQLLSGKPDWDQLLDMGPPELTEAEQAFVDGPVEELCQMVDDWKISYEDHDISPEIWEFLKKNRFFGIIIPEEFGGLGFSPTAHAQIVTKISTRSTSVGVTVMVPNSLGPGELLMAHGTDEQKKHYLPRLADGRDIPCFGLTSPEAGSDAAAMVDSGVVCYQEYNGEKTLGMRVNWHKRYITLGPVATVLGLAFKLYDPDHILGDTEELGITVALVPTDTPGVTIGQRHIPAMQAFMNGPNWGKDVFIPMDWIIGGQENIGRGWHMLMSALAAGRGISLPSLSTGGAKLAARTTGAYSHIREQFGIPIGKFEGVQRRLAEIAAIAYVLDSAHKTTTRALDKGLKPAVVSAIMKAHATFGLRQAVNDAMDIHAGKAIIDGPLNYLGNVYRAVPVAITVEGANILTRSLMIFGQGAIRCHPYLLQEMEAATNPDKDEGVKELDALLPKHALFQLKTFCRAVFHGWTGGLFASSPRGVGEAAKYYRQMNRYSAVLTLVTEISLLSLGGELKRKEMISARLGDVLSELYLMSSTLKRFKDDGSPQQDRPLLEFAMRAGFHNIEVSLIEVFHNFPIRFIGELMQFLTMPWGHSIRAASDRQARACANLIMVPSETRDRLTKGVFPGNPGDGVDIVEQAFLSSHGTEAIREKMKKGGLRALNDNAIDQALSDNLISEEEAEKIRKTSELVNKAIQVDHFESLPTTSPERGSEDTLQ, from the coding sequence ATGAGTAGCCTGCGCCAGAAATGGATTACCGCGCCGTTGTTGAACTGGATTAAAAAGGTTCTGCCCCCCATCTCCGATACCGAGCGCGAAGCAATGGAGGCCGGTGAGGTCTGGTGGGATGCCCAATTACTTTCTGGCAAGCCCGACTGGGATCAGCTACTGGATATGGGCCCCCCGGAGCTGACCGAGGCGGAGCAGGCATTTGTCGATGGCCCGGTCGAAGAGCTGTGCCAGATGGTAGACGACTGGAAAATATCCTACGAAGATCACGATATTTCCCCGGAGATCTGGGAATTTCTTAAGAAGAATCGCTTCTTTGGCATCATCATCCCCGAAGAATTCGGCGGGCTCGGATTCTCCCCAACGGCGCATGCGCAAATCGTCACCAAAATTTCCACCCGAAGCACCAGTGTCGGGGTTACCGTCATGGTGCCCAACTCGCTCGGCCCGGGTGAGTTGTTGATGGCCCACGGCACCGATGAACAGAAGAAACATTATCTGCCGCGGCTTGCGGATGGGCGCGATATTCCCTGTTTCGGATTGACAAGTCCCGAGGCGGGTTCCGACGCTGCCGCCATGGTAGACAGCGGGGTGGTCTGCTATCAGGAGTACAACGGCGAAAAGACCCTGGGGATGCGTGTCAACTGGCACAAGCGATACATCACCCTCGGGCCCGTGGCTACCGTGCTGGGGCTGGCATTCAAACTCTACGATCCCGACCATATTCTCGGCGATACCGAGGAGTTGGGAATTACGGTAGCCCTGGTACCTACGGATACGCCCGGAGTAACCATCGGCCAGCGGCACATACCTGCCATGCAGGCATTTATGAACGGGCCCAACTGGGGCAAAGATGTGTTCATCCCAATGGACTGGATCATCGGCGGACAGGAAAACATTGGCCGCGGCTGGCATATGTTGATGAGCGCGCTGGCCGCCGGCCGAGGTATTTCTCTACCGTCTCTGTCTACTGGCGGAGCCAAGCTCGCCGCGCGCACCACCGGTGCCTACTCGCATATCCGTGAACAGTTCGGGATTCCGATCGGGAAGTTCGAGGGCGTGCAGCGACGCCTCGCGGAAATTGCGGCCATTGCCTATGTACTCGATTCTGCCCACAAAACCACCACCCGTGCTCTGGACAAGGGGCTCAAGCCGGCGGTGGTGTCGGCGATCATGAAAGCACACGCTACCTTCGGCCTGCGCCAGGCGGTTAACGACGCCATGGATATCCACGCGGGTAAGGCGATCATCGATGGGCCGCTGAACTATCTGGGCAATGTGTATCGTGCGGTGCCGGTGGCGATTACGGTGGAGGGCGCCAATATTCTTACGCGCAGCCTGATGATCTTCGGTCAGGGGGCAATCCGTTGCCATCCCTACCTGCTACAGGAAATGGAGGCCGCCACCAACCCGGACAAGGATGAAGGTGTAAAAGAGCTGGACGCGCTGTTGCCCAAACACGCGCTTTTCCAGCTGAAAACCTTCTGCCGCGCGGTGTTCCACGGCTGGACCGGCGGGCTTTTCGCGAGCAGTCCCAGAGGAGTTGGGGAGGCAGCAAAATACTACCGTCAGATGAACCGTTATTCTGCGGTTTTGACCCTGGTAACGGAAATTTCCCTGTTGTCGCTGGGTGGCGAGCTCAAGCGAAAAGAAATGATCTCCGCACGTCTCGGTGATGTACTCAGTGAGCTTTACCTGATGAGTTCCACGCTCAAACGCTTCAAGGATGATGGCAGCCCCCAGCAGGATCGTCCGCTGCTCGAGTTTGCCATGCGCGCAGGCTTTCACAATATTGAGGTGAGCCTGATTGAGGTGTTCCACAACTTCCCGATCCGCTTTATCGGCGAGCTGATGCAATTCCTCACCATGCCCTGGGGGCACAGTATCCGCGCCGCCTCGGATCGTCAGGCGCGGGCCTGTGCCAACCTGATCATGGTGCCATCGGAAACGAGGGATCGCCTGACCAAAGGGGTATTCCCCGGCAATCCCGGTGATGGTGTCGATATCGTTGAGCAGGCATTTCTGAGCAGCCATGGAACTGAAGCAATTCGCGAAAAGATGAAGAAGGGCGGTTTGCGCGCACTGAATGACAACGCCATTGATCAGGCGCTCTCTGACAACCTCATCTCCGAGGAGGAAGCGGAGAAAATTCGCAAGACTTCTGAGTTGGTCAACAAGGCGATTCAGGTGGATCACTTCGAGTCTCTGCCCACCACGTCACCGGAGCGGGGATCAGAGGATACGCTGCAATAG
- a CDS encoding DMT family transporter, with translation MVISETFLFALVLLSALAHAVWNAVVKHSEEGFLQLAMIRSVGLLVGAALATQLPLPGKAALGFLLGGAFFQYLYFFLLSRSYKALDYGTAYPIARGVTPLMVATAALLFLDESLQPLQLTGILLVTCGIFALVMKELKVGRRGILYSVGTGIAITGYTTIGAAGVRSVANPLSYVAWLEILSGGGIILAVFVTRPLKGFAFARANFLRSSLSGMLATGGFGIALWATSMMPVAAVAATREVSILFASIISVVLLNERFSRQRVVAALIIFCGIGTLAFA, from the coding sequence TTGGTCATATCCGAAACGTTCCTTTTTGCGCTGGTCTTGCTGTCTGCGCTTGCGCACGCCGTATGGAATGCGGTGGTCAAACACAGTGAAGAAGGCTTCCTGCAGCTGGCAATGATACGTAGTGTCGGCCTGCTCGTAGGAGCCGCCCTTGCGACCCAGTTGCCGTTGCCCGGTAAGGCGGCGCTCGGGTTTTTACTCGGTGGCGCTTTTTTTCAGTATCTCTATTTCTTCCTGCTGTCCCGATCGTACAAGGCGCTGGATTACGGTACCGCTTACCCCATAGCCCGCGGGGTAACACCACTGATGGTCGCTACCGCCGCACTCCTATTCCTTGATGAATCCCTGCAGCCGTTACAGTTGACCGGCATTTTGCTGGTCACCTGCGGTATCTTCGCCCTGGTGATGAAAGAGTTGAAAGTGGGGCGGCGGGGTATTCTTTACTCGGTAGGCACCGGAATTGCGATTACGGGCTATACGACGATTGGCGCGGCCGGTGTGCGCAGCGTCGCCAACCCATTGAGCTATGTGGCATGGCTGGAGATTCTGTCTGGCGGTGGAATTATCCTTGCCGTGTTTGTGACGCGTCCGCTGAAGGGATTTGCCTTCGCGCGCGCCAATTTTCTGCGCAGTTCACTGTCGGGAATGCTGGCGACCGGCGGATTTGGCATCGCGCTCTGGGCCACGTCGATGATGCCCGTTGCCGCGGTGGCCGCCACCCGCGAAGTAAGTATTCTGTTTGCCTCAATCATCTCGGTGGTTTTGCTCAATGAGCGCTTTTCCCGGCAGCGGGTGGTGGCCGCATTGATAATTTTCTGCGGCATTGGCACTCTGGCATTCGCCTGA